The DNA window CTGGTCCAACGTTATTGTCCATGAAGGGGAGAGCGTCACGCTACTCAGCGACCTCGATGGCAAAGTTATCGGCGTGGTCAAAAGTGATTATTACGCCAAGTTGTTCGCCCGCGACCTGCAGCTGCAGAATATCAGCTGTAACTTCCGCGAGTACGATGCCTTCATCGATGTGCTGAACGCCGTCAATGCGAAAAAAATTGATGCCGGGTTCATCGGCCGCTTCAGCCTTTCCTATATTCTAAAAACCCACCAGGAGATATCGGGCATCAAGGTGATGCCGGGTTCCTTTTACCACGAATCGCTGTTCTTTGGCATCCACCCGCAAAAAGCCGACGTGGTGCCGCTGCTTGATGCCTACCTGCGGGAAGCCCGGCGCGACAAGAAGAGCACGCTCAATCAGGCCTACGAGCGCTGGTTCGGGCAGACCTACTTCCAGAAGCGGCTGGTGTTCCTTTCCAAAAACTACCTGTGGATCCTGCTGGCGGTGGCGGCGATTATCGCCGTTTTCATTTTTTTTAACCTTTTGCTCCGCAGCCAGGTCAAACGCAGCGTCTATGAGGTCAACCGCCAGAAATCGTATTTCGAAAACCTTTTCAAGAATATTCCCGTCGGCATTATCATCCTGGACGCGAACAACCGCGTGGCCGACATGAACCAGGAGTTCGCCTCCCTTTTCGGTTATACGCTCGCCGAGATCAAGGACCGGGAGCTTGACAGCCTGATTTCCACCGAGGAGACGCTTGAGCAAGCGCTCGGCTTGAGCCGGCAGGCCGCCAGCGGGGAGAGGGTGTATGCCGACGGCAAGCGCAAAAACAAGTCGGGCCAGGTGCTGGATTTTCATATTATCGCCGCGCCCATCGTGATGGGAAGCAAGGTGCTGGGCATCATCGGCATCTACCTGGACATCAGCGAAAGAAAGAGGATGCAGGAGGAGATCATCAAGGCCAAGAACATCGAATCGGTCGGGGTTCTGGCCGGAGGCATCGCCCACGATTTCAACAACATGCTGACCGGAATTATGGGCAATATCTCGGTGGCCAGGAAGATGTCCACCGATCGGCAAATCGGGAGCATCCTGGAAAAAGCCGAAAAAGCGGCTTTGAAAGCCAGTGGCTTGACCCAGCAGCTGCTGACTTTTTCCAAGGGCGGTTTCCCGGTCAAGAAGGTGAGCTACCTGCCCGACCTGGTCAAGGATGCCCTGGACCTGGTACTCTCCGGCAGCAACGTCCGTGCCACGGTGGTCATCTCCGACAAGATTCCCCCTTGTGAAATCGATGTGACCCAGATCAGCCAGGTGATCCACAACCTGCTCATCAATGCCCGCGAGGCCATGCCCGACGGCGGGAGTATCGACATCAGTATCCGCAATCACCACCAGGGCAAAAGCGATGAGTTCATAAAAAAGGGTCATTACGTTTCCCTGGTGGTTGCCGACCATGGTCAGGGCATCGCCGAGGAGGATTTGCCGCGCATCTTTGCCCCTTACTTCACCACCAAGCAGACCGGCTCGGGGCTCGGCCTGGCCATCGCCTATTCCATCGTCACCAAGCATCACGGCTACATCAAGGCGGTTTCGACCATCGGCCAGGGAGCGACCTTCACCGTGTTCCTGCCGGCCACGCAGAAGAGCGTTGCCAGCCATCACCGAACGCCGGCCGCCCAGGCCGGCCCGGGCCGGATCCTGCTGATGGATGATGAAGAGATCGTCCGCGAGGTGTTCGTCGACATGCTGCGCGGCTCCCTCTACCGGGTGGATGTTGCCGCCAGCAGCGGCGAAGCCCTGGAAAAATTCCAGGGCGCGCTCCAAGCAGGTGATGCCTACGATTTACTGTTTCTGGATCTGACCGGACCCGGCGACATCGGCGGCATCAAGACCCTGGAAAAGGTCCTGGCCATCGACCCGAAAACGATCGCCGTGGCCATCAGCGGTTACAGCATCAGCGAGGTCGGCACCAATCCCGCCCGGTTCCATTTCAAGGATTTCCTGTCAAAGCCTTTCCATACCGATGACCTGCTGCAAATGATCGCCAGGAACCTAAAAAAGCGCTATTGAGCGGGTTTTTGGCCGCCCCCCTACGTCCTTTGCCCGCGATGGTGTAAAAAAAAGGGGGCGGTCCGGGCCGCCCCCTTCATCCTTGGAGGGAGGATTGGAGAGAAATTTCTAGTTTTCGCCTTCCTGGCGTTCTTCGAAACGGTGCTGCCGGTTTTCGCGGACGCGGTCGCGGAACTCTTTTTTAAGCTCGTCGCACTTGGCCACCTGCTCGGGGGTGAGCAGGGCCTTGAGATCCTGCTGGAAACCCAGGCGGGCAATCTGCATCTCGGCGTGCATGTCGGCCTGGTCGCGGATCATGGCCTCGGCATCCTTCATGTTCACCGCGTCGGCTTCCAGGGTCTTGCGCAGCTTCAGAGCCTTGATCTCCATGTCGGCGCGGAACTTGATCGACCATTGCTCGTGGGCTTCGAGCAAGGCGCTGATTTTCTTTTCCTGATCGCCATTCAAGCCGATCTTGTCCTTGGCTTTCAACAGCAGACGGACCGGGATGAACTTTTCCATGGCAAAAAGGGCCTGGGCCCGGCGGCCGCGCTCCGGCCGCATCCCGCGCCAGCCTTGTTGGGCGCTCAGCAAAACGGTTGTCGCCAACACCAGCATGACCACGACCATCCATGACTTATTTTTCATTTCAACCTCCTGTTTGCATTGTCGCCCGTAAAACATCCGGCCGGGCAATTTCTTGCAGGCCCGCGCAGCCGTCGGCGGCGAGTGTTCCCGGTTGCAGGGGCGGCTTCCCAATCTGCCGCGGATTCGCTATAATATGCTTCAAGGAGCGCGCATGCTTAGCCTGGACGGGTTTTCGAACTATTTTTCCGATCCGGTCACTCGTCATTAAATTGCCAGCCTACAAAGTAAAAGTCAGCCGCAGGATCTTCGCTTCCGTTGACACCGGTTTCGGGGTGTTCAAGGTGATGCTGGACGGCTCGCGCCAGAGCCGGGTCATCGTCGGCAACCTGTTCTCCCTGCACGAAGGCGACTGGCTGCAGATCGAGGGCGAGGAAGCGGACCATCCGCGCTACGGTTCGCAGATCAAGGTCAGCCGCTTCGAGCTCATCCCGCCCGGAGACGACGAGGGCATCGCCAAGTACCTCTCGTCGGGGCGCTTCAAGGGCATCGGCAAAAAGACCGCCCAGAAGATCGTCGCCCATTTCGGCGCCCAGACGTTCGCTGTCCTGGAAAATACGCCGGAGCGGCTGGGCGAGATCGCCGGTCTTAAGAAAACGATCATTGCCGACATAAAGAAAGGCGTCCGCGACAGCCGGGTGCTGCGCGACCTGACTGTGAAGCTGACCCCGTTCGGCGTCGGCAGCGAAACGGTTTTCAGGATTTACCGCGAATTCGGCGACCTGGCGCTGGCGTTGGTCGAAAGCAATCCCTACTTGCTGATCGAACGGGTGCGCGGCATCGGTTTCCGCATCGCCGACACCATCGCCCGCGCTGTGGGCATCGCCAAGAGCGACGGCCAGCGGCTGCGGGCCGGCATCCTCTATATCCTGGACCAGAGCGAATTCCAGCACGGCGACCTGTATATCGATCAGGACGAGCTGCTGCAAAAGTGCTCTTGGCTGCTCGACGTCGCCGACAGCGACGTTTTCATTGCCCTGGAAAAGATGATCGAGCGCGGCGAACTGTGCCGCCAGGAAATCCCGGAAAAATGCATCGTCAAGCCGCACAACGACCTGATCGAAAGGCAGTCGGCCCGACGCCTCTTCGAATTGAGCCGGGGCTTCGGCGCCGAGCGGGAACTGGCGGTCAATTTTGAAGCCGTGTTTGAAAAATTGGCCCTGGAATTGACCGTCGAGCAGAAAAAAGCGGTCCTGGCCGCGGTGCAAAACCGGCTGACCATCATCAGCGGCGGTCCCGGCACGGGAAAAACCACCATCATCCGCGCCATCATCGAGGTCCTGCGCGCCAACCGCAAGACGATCCTGATCGCCGCCCCGACCGGGCGGGCCGCCAAGCGCATCGAGGAGAGCTCGTTCTACCAGGCGTCGACCATCCACCGTTTGCTCAAGGTCAATCCCGAAAACGGCCAGTTCGCGCACGACGCCCGCAACCCGTTGTTGACGGACGCCATCATCGTCGACGAGTTTTCCATGGTCGATTCCTTCATCCTCCACTCGCTGCTGCAGGCGCTGGCCGCCGACACCCAGCTGCTCATCATCGGCGACAAGGACCAGCTGCCCTCGGTCGGCCCGGGCAACGTGTTGCGCGACATGATCCAAAGCGACTATTTCCACACCATCTACCTGAGCCGCAATTTCCGCCAGAACCAGGACAGCCTGATCGTCGAGAACGCCTTCCGGGTGAACAGCGGCGAAGCGCTCCTTTTCCCCCCCTATTCGCCGGAGCTCGATTTCGTCCTCCTGCCGGTGCAGGGTGACGCCCAGGTCCTGGAAAAGGTGGAGGGCATCGTCCGCTATTACCAGGACGAATACTCCTTCAATTCCACCGCCCTGCAGATCCTCATGCCCATGTACCGCGGCGATGCGGGCATCGACCGCATCAACCGGCTGGTCCAGGAAAAATTCAATCCCGAACCCTTCCTGCTGCAAAGGGAAAAAACGGCCTTCAAGCGCCTGGACAAGGTGATGCAGACCCGGAACGATTACGACAAGCAGGTCTTCAATGGCGACCTGGGCATCGTCGAGGGCTACGACGGCCGCAACAAGCTGCTGGTGGTGAGCTTTGACGGGGCGCTGGTCGAATACGGCGGCGACGAGCTGGACGAGCTCGTCCTCTCCTACGCCGTCTCGGTGCACAAGGCGCAGGGTTCGGAATACGACGTCGTCGTTCTGGGGCTGCTGCCGTCCCACGCGCGCATGCTCAGCCGCGAACTTTTTTACACGGCCATCACCCGGGCCAAAAAAAAGCTGATTCTGCTGTCGGATGAGAAAACGGTGGCCCGCGCCTGCGCCAACTCGCAGCCGACCCGGCGCAAGACGCTGCTGCCGTTGAGGCTGCGGGAAGCTTTTTCCAAGCCGGCTGTGCTATAATTCGCGGATGGAATCCATCGCTTCCACCCCGATGCTCCGCCAGTATCTGGAGATCAAAAAGAGCTACCCCGACGCCATCCTGTTTTTCCGCCTGGGCGATTTTTACGAGATGTTTTTCGACGACGCCAAGACCGCCGCCCCGATCCTGGAAGTGGTCCTGACCTCGCGCAACAAGAGCAAGGAGGACGCGGTGCCGCTGTGCGGCGTCCCCCACCACGCCTGGGAAAATTACGCCGCCAAGCTGCTGCGCCGCGGCTTCAAGGTAGCCATCTGCGAACAGGTCGAGGACCCGGCCCTGGCCAAGGGGCTCGTGCGCCGCGAGGTGACCCACATCCTGACCCCGGCCACGGCCCTGGAGGTCGAGGCGCTGAACAGCGGCCAGAGCAATTTCATCGCCGTCATCCGCCGCCAGGGGCCGGCGCTGGCCCTGGCCTCGCTGGACCTGGCGGTCTCCGATTTTGAGGTGAAAACATTCGCCAGCGGCGATGAAGAAGCGCTGGTCAACGAACTCTACCGGAAATTTCCCAAGGAAATCATCGTTGCCGCCAAATACGAAAACGAGTTCCGCGCCCTGACCAAGCGCTTCCCCGAGTTCGGCGACATAACGGTCACCGTCTATGCCGACGCCGAATTCAACGCCGTGGACAGCGCCCAGGTGCTGAAGCACCAGTTTAACCTGGCCAGCAGCGAGGGGCTGGGGCTGGACGACCACCCGGCCGCCATGGCCGCGGCCGGAGTGATGATCAAGTACTTGCGCTCGATCCGCCGCGGCTCCTTGGCCCACCTCTCGCCGCCCCGCTTCAACGCCAAGGAGGATTACCTGGTCTTGGACGCGGTCTCGTTCCGTAACTTGGAAATCGTCCTCAACCTGCGCAGCGGCACGGCCACCGGCTCCCTCTTCGGGGCGGTCGATTTTACCGTCACCCCGATGGGCAGGCGCCTGCTGCACAAATGGCTCTCCTACCCGCTGCTCGACAGGGGGAAAATCGAACTGCGCCTGGACGGGGTCGAGGAATTCTCCCAGAACCTCATCGGTCGCAGCGAGGTGCGCAAGCAGCTGAAATATTTCGCTGACCTGGCCCGACTGAATTCCAAGATCGCGCTGAACATCGCTCTGCCCCAGCACCTGCTCAACCTGGGCGACACGCTGCAGAAAATTCCCGGTTTGAAAGGCATTATCACGGATTTCCGCGCCGGCCTCGTGTGCGACGTGCGCGACCGGCTGCAGCCGCTGCCGGAGCTGGTGGCGCTGATCGACAAGACCATCGCCGCTGAGCCGGCCAACACCATCCACGCCGGGCAGATCATCAAGCAGGGCTACAACCAGGAGCTGGACGAACTGCGCGCCATCAGCCACAACGCCAAGGAGATCGTCTCGGCCATGGAGAAAAGCGAAAAAGCCAAGACCGGCATCCCATCGCTTAAAATCAAGTACAACAAGGTCTTCGGCTATTTCATCGAGGTGACCAACTCCCACCTGAAGCTGGTTCCCGAGAACTACATCCGTAAGCAGACGCTGGTCAACGCCGAGCGTTTCCTGACCGCCGAATTGAAGGAGCTGGAGGACAAGATCCTCAAGGCCGAGGAGCGCATCGTCGTCATCGAGGAGAAGCTCTACCTGGAGGTCCTGGCCGAGCTCCAGCGCTTCTCAGGCCAGCTGAATCTCGACGCCGAGCTGATCGCCCTGCTCGACGTCCTCTCCGCCTGGGGCGAGCTCGCCCAGCGCCGGAGCTACGTGCGCCCGGAGGTCAACGACGGTATGGCCATCCGCATCCAGGATGGCCGCCACCCGGTGATCGAGACCGCCGCCGGCCGCGGCTTCATCCCCAACGATCTGGAAATGGCCTCCGAGAGCGACCAGATCCTGATCATCACCGGGCCGAACATGGGCGGCAAGTCGACCTACCTGCGCCAGAACACATTGATCGTCATCCTGGCCCAGGCCGGCTGCTTCGTCCCGGCCAGCAAGGCCCAGATCGGCATTTGCGACCGCGTCTTCACCCGCATCGGCGCCTCCGATTCGCTGATCGAGGGCAAGTCGACCTTCCTGATCGAGATGATCGAGGCGGCGATCATCCTGAACAACGCCAGCGCCCGCTCGCTGATCCTGCTCGACGAGATCGGCCGCGGCACCTCGACCTACGACGGCCTCTCCATTGCCTGGGCGGTGGTCGAGTTCCTGCACGGCCTGAAGGAAAGGCCGCGCACCCTGTTCGCCACCCATTACCACGAGCTGACCGAATTGGCGTCGATCCTGGCCCGGGTCAAGAACTACCACATCGCCGTCAAGGAGTGGCAGGACAACGTCATCTTCCTGCACAAGATCATGCCCGGCCCGACCGACCAGAGCTTCGGCATCCATGTCGCCAAGATCGCCGGCATCCCCAAGCCGGTGATCGAACGCGCCAAGGAGATCCTGCTCAACCTGGAAAAGAAAGAACTGAACCGCCTGGTCAAGGAGCGCATCACCGGCAAGATCGAAAAGATGCCGGCCGTCGAAGCCGGCCTTTTCCCCGAGGACATGGAATTGAAGGTCTGGGACGAGATTCGCGACAAGCTGAAGGAGATCGACATCGCCCGGTTGACGCCGCTGGAAGCCTTGAACATCCTTCAATTCCTGAAAGCCAAGAGCGACAAATTTCAATAGATTTTTTTGGCTGAACTGGAGTTTCCTCTTAAATTCGTTAATACTAAATTTATTTTCGGCCATTGACATTGCCGATCCATATCCTCAAAATGCAGGCATGAGGAAGTTTGGCCTGTTTCTGCTCGCGGGTATCATGGTGGCGGGGATGGTCGGGTGTGGCGGCGGCGAGAACGAAGAGGAGTCGAGGATCGTCCTCTCTGTTCCTTTCGCTGCGGGCGATCTGCCCTTTATGCTCATTCCGATGGGAGAGACAGTTTACCATCCGAAGCCGGAGAATCCCGAGGGACACCCGGGGATCGATTTCTACTGGGACCACCAGGCAACCATCGTCGCGTCCGCGCCGGGCACTGTTGCCTACCTGGAGGCAGGGTACTGGGCGGGGACGTGGGACGTGGTCGTACGCACGGGGAAGTACCTCGTCGGCTACACCGAGCTGGGGTCGTACAACCCCGCCCTACATGTTGGCACGCAGATCGACGCCGGTACGTTCATCGGCTATCCGGGTCCCCTGCCGGGCCGTTGGATGATCCATTGGGAGTTCGGGTACGACTTGGGTTTCAGGTACCCCGATCGGCTCTGCCCGATGACCTACTTCGACGACGCGTCCCGCGCGGCCATAGAGAAGGTGTGGGCAGGCACCGTGTGGGAGTACAAGCCGCTGTTTCCGGATATCTGCAGCGGCGATTTCAATGGCAAGGACGATTAGCATCCAGCTCCTCATCAGCGACGAGATCGCCCTGCTTCTTCAGAACGGCGTGGCTACCTTTAGCCGCTCGTCTTCATAGCATTCGACACCGGATGCGCCGCGGCGAGCCCGAGTCTTTCTCGGCCTCGTGCCGGTGATCGTCGATACAGCTACCGGAACCTGGTATCGTCCTGATCAGCAAAACATTGACGCTGTGTTGGTCGGGCAGCAGGATTAAAACCAGGACCGAAGCGAGTATCATTCAACCGCCTAAGATGAGGTTTCCCGGGGACGCAGAGTTAGAGGTTTGGGACGAGATCCGCGACAAGCTGAAGGAGATCGACATCGCCCGGTTGACGCCGCTGGAGGTGCTGAACATCCTGCAGTTTTTAAAAAGCAAGAGCGACAAGTTCCAGTAGAAATTCAGTTATCTTTAAAATTTTCATTATTCTAGTTGTTTGGTTTTTTAGAATTTACCAAAATGATTCTTAAAATGAGTTTTTGGAAATTGTATTGTAAGACAAAAAATGTAGAAAACGACAAAACTTTAAACGATTATTTCTAAATCTCCAATAAAACAATTTCGTTGTACTTCGCCTTTTCTTTATGGCATAATTTTTAATTAAATGGGCTGAGGTTGCTATTTTTATTTTAAATTTAAAAGTCAAATTGAAATTGCAATCAACCTAGGTTTTAGGGGGAGAACATGGGAATTCTTGAATTCTTTACCAAAAAAAAACTGAAAGAAGAAATCGGCTTACAAAAAGAAAGAATTGTATCACTGGAAAAGGAACGAAATGAATTACGAAAGGTTATGAAGGAGATCGGTGGACTTGATTTGATCGAGATAAAAAAAGAAATTGATAAAATAGAAGAAAGTAAAAATACGAAACTCCAGGATATCGAGAATTGCATAAATACTATAACTGCCTTGGAACTGGTAATAAAAAACAGAAAAAATGAGATAGTTGAACTGGATGAAGAAATTTTACTTCAGTCATTTGGTCTTTATAAACCGAGATATGAATATCTGAAGACTTCAGCGGAGTATAAATTAAAACTAGATGCAATCCGCGAGCAACAAAAAACTAAAGTGAAGGAGGGAACTGCCGCCAGTTGTTCTACAAGTTGGGCGGTCAATCAAAATCTAAAGGAAGGGGAGCGTATGGTTCGCGATTATCAAAAGCTGATCCTTCGCGCATTTAATAACGAATGTGATGCAAGTATTACAGACGTAAAGTTCAATAATATAGAATCAATCGAGAAGAAAATTAGGAAGGCTTATGAAATTCTCAACAAACTTGGTTCTCGGATGAGCATTATTATATCTAGTGAATATCTTGAATTGAAGCTTCAAGAACTCTATCTTAGCCACGAGTATCAGATTAAAAAGCAGGAAGAGAAAGAGGAACAAAAGAGAGTCAGGGAACAGATGAGAGAAGAAGCCAAACTGGCCAGAGAGATCGAGGAGCAACGTTTAAAAATTGAAAAGGAAGAAAAACATTTTAAGAACGCTGTCATTGCGCTTGATAACCAATTAAAAAGTGCGAAGTCCGAAGAAGAACGAAAGGTTATTGAAGTGGAACGCGCTGGGATTCTTGAAAAACTTGGAGAAATTGAAGGGGCTAAAAAAGAAATCGATTATCGCGAGCAGAACACCAGGGCGGGTTATGTATACATCATCTCTAACATTGGGGCATTTGGTGAGAATGTGTTTAAGATTGGCATGACCAGACGTCTCGATCCACAGGAGCGTGTTGATGAACTTGGAGACGCCTCTGTACCTTTTAACTTTGATGTTCATGCAATGATTTTTTCCGACAACGCTCCAACTCTTGAAAATGCAATCCAAAAGAAATTTGCAGCAACCAGATTAAATTTGATCAATTTTAGGCGTGAGTTTTTTCAAGCCAAGCTGGAAGATATTGAGAAAGTAGTGAAAGAGAATTTTTCGAAACCTGTGGAATTCATAAAAACGCCAGATGCAGCTCAATTCCGAGAGTCGATTGAAATTAGGAAATTAACTTTTACTAACTGAAGCGACCGCATATAGTAATTGGGAAAAATAATTGAGTTGATACTTACCCCATCGATAGTGGGAAATCTGGGAACGGTGCTGAATTTTGTGACTTTGTATGTAGAAGCTGAATTCATGCAGCGGGATTGTAATCTATAAAAAAAATTTTCAGGCTTTGCTTTTTTACATGAAACGATCAAGATTGCCTTGTATTTTTTACTTATTCGATGTATTATTGCCTTGTATTTTTACAGAATAAAGGTGGAGAAATATGAAACGAACGATTGGAAAAGCTTTCTTGGAATGGAAACAGGACCCGAAGCGAAAAATTCTGCTGCTGCGCGGGGCCAGGCAGGTAGGCAAGACCTATTCCATAAGGGAACTTGGCAAGACTTTCAGCAGCTTTGTGGAAGTGAATTTTGAGGAAAATCCAGAGATCAAGCCCTTTTTTGAAAAATCGCTCAACCCTTTGGAAATTATTGAGAAACTCGCCATTTATTTCGGCAAGGCAATTGTTCCCGGCGAGAGTTTGCTTTTTTTTGATGAAATCCAGGCCTGCCCGGAAGCATTAAAATCACTGCGCTTCTTTTATGAAAAAATTCCCGAACTCCATGTGGCGGCGGCCGGTTCGCTCCTTGAATTGGCTATTGCCGATCTGCCATCCTTTGGCGTTGGCAGAATTGAATCGCTGTTCATGTATCCCTTGACGTTTGCTGAATTCATGGCAGCGGCCGGAGATCAACAACTAAACAGCCTGATTGCCAAAGCTTCCCCGGAAAATCCTTTGGACAACATTATTCATGAAAAAATATTGGCCAAACTCAAGATTTTTCAAATCATCGGCGGTATGCCCGAAGTGGTTAAAGACTATCTGGAAACAAAAGATTTTAACCGTTGTCAGAAAAAACTTGATAACTTGGTAACGTCGTGGGTCGATGATTTTGCCAAATACAAAAAACGTTCGCCGGTGTTGCGCTTGCAGGAGGTCTTTAAAGCCATTGTTTTTCAAACGGGGAACAAGTTCAAATACTCCAGCATTGCCAATGGGAGAACGGAATTATACAAAGATGCTTTGGAGCTTCTGATCAAGGCAGGGTTGGCATACAAGGTATGTCATACATCTGCTCGAGGCTTGCCTCTGGGCGCGCAAATAAACGAAAAAAAATTCAAGGTTCTGATAGTTGACAGCGGCATCTTTCAGCGCATTCTGGGCTTAAACCTTTCCGAATATATTGCATCCGACCTGCAGCAGCTGATCAACAAAGGGCATTTGGCGGAACTGTTTGCCGGATTGGAATTGATAAAATCGGCATCTCCTTACAGCTATCCCGAACTTTATTATTGGCACCGCGAGCAAAGATCCAGCAATGCCGAAGTCGATTTTGTTATTCAGGGAAAGAAAGGGGTAGTTCCGCTGGAAGTCAAGTCAGGTACAAAGGGCCAGATGCAGAGCCTGTATATTTTTCTTAAAGAAAGAAACCTTTCCAAAGGTGTCAGGATATCGGCTGAAAAATTTTCACACCATGGCAAAATAACAACCATCCCCCTCTATGCCGCTTCCAGGGCATATGGAATATAGTTTTTTTTTCCTATAGGACATGGTGCTGAAGGTGTGGGACGAGATCCGCGACAAGCTGAAGGAGATCGATATCGCCCGGTTGACGCCGCTGGAAGCGCTGAACATCTTGCAGTTCCTTAAAAGCAAAAGCGACAAGTTTCAATAGATTTTCCGATCCTCCGACGTCAGGAGGAGTTGATCGGTCTGTCCCCAAAGGGGATGGATAGTTTGTGCTGCATCGATTGCAATTTCATTAAATTATTCTTAGAATTCAATCATGATGAAAAATGATTTTCCTGTCAATTCCAAATATGGACCGAAACCAGTCTGGAATGAAAACCATCGATTGCTGCGCCGGACTCCGGCCGTCTCGCATTGATGGATGGGATTGAAATGATGGGGGATGCGATCATGAGAAAAACAATCATCCGGAACATCGGACTGATCCTCGCCGTCCTGTTTCTTTCCGTCTCTTGCGGCAGGGAAGAAGATGAGATTACCTGGCCCGGTGGCCCGGTCATGTTCACCCTGTCGCCGGTTCCATACAGCGCCATCTCTTCCGCGACCCCGCTGGGAAACCTGAATCCGCCGGGCCACACAATCCCGAGCAACCATATGGGTTTTTACCTCAACGCCGGCACACACCAGGTGTGCGCCATGGCCGCCTGGAGGATCACGAGGGT is part of the Candidatus Aminicenantes bacterium genome and encodes:
- a CDS encoding transporter substrate-binding domain-containing protein, with the protein product MRKWLWLLLGLAASALFAQDASLRLGIYENPPMTFIQKGAPAGFIVDIIGDFARRQRIQLKYVRAPFYELFAKMQRGEVDIIAPIAFNEERSRFLRYNSESILIDWSNVIVHEGESVTLLSDLDGKVIGVVKSDYYAKLFARDLQLQNISCNFREYDAFIDVLNAVNAKKIDAGFIGRFSLSYILKTHQEISGIKVMPGSFYHESLFFGIHPQKADVVPLLDAYLREARRDKKSTLNQAYERWFGQTYFQKRLVFLSKNYLWILLAVAAIIAVFIFFNLLLRSQVKRSVYEVNRQKSYFENLFKNIPVGIIILDANNRVADMNQEFASLFGYTLAEIKDRELDSLISTEETLEQALGLSRQAASGERVYADGKRKNKSGQVLDFHIIAAPIVMGSKVLGIIGIYLDISERKRMQEEIIKAKNIESVGVLAGGIAHDFNNMLTGIMGNISVARKMSTDRQIGSILEKAEKAALKASGLTQQLLTFSKGGFPVKKVSYLPDLVKDALDLVLSGSNVRATVVISDKIPPCEIDVTQISQVIHNLLINAREAMPDGGSIDISIRNHHQGKSDEFIKKGHYVSLVVADHGQGIAEEDLPRIFAPYFTTKQTGSGLGLAIAYSIVTKHHGYIKAVSTIGQGATFTVFLPATQKSVASHHRTPAAQAGPGRILLMDDEEIVREVFVDMLRGSLYRVDVAASSGEALEKFQGALQAGDAYDLLFLDLTGPGDIGGIKTLEKVLAIDPKTIAVAISGYSISEVGTNPARFHFKDFLSKPFHTDDLLQMIARNLKKRY
- a CDS encoding DUF4041 domain-containing protein — its product is MGILEFFTKKKLKEEIGLQKERIVSLEKERNELRKVMKEIGGLDLIEIKKEIDKIEESKNTKLQDIENCINTITALELVIKNRKNEIVELDEEILLQSFGLYKPRYEYLKTSAEYKLKLDAIREQQKTKVKEGTAASCSTSWAVNQNLKEGERMVRDYQKLILRAFNNECDASITDVKFNNIESIEKKIRKAYEILNKLGSRMSIIISSEYLELKLQELYLSHEYQIKKQEEKEEQKRVREQMREEAKLAREIEEQRLKIEKEEKHFKNAVIALDNQLKSAKSEEERKVIEVERAGILEKLGEIEGAKKEIDYREQNTRAGYVYIISNIGAFGENVFKIGMTRRLDPQERVDELGDASVPFNFDVHAMIFSDNAPTLENAIQKKFAATRLNLINFRREFFQAKLEDIEKVVKENFSKPVEFIKTPDAAQFRESIEIRKLTFTN
- a CDS encoding ATP-dependent RecD-like DNA helicase, whose product is MPAYKVKVSRRIFASVDTGFGVFKVMLDGSRQSRVIVGNLFSLHEGDWLQIEGEEADHPRYGSQIKVSRFELIPPGDDEGIAKYLSSGRFKGIGKKTAQKIVAHFGAQTFAVLENTPERLGEIAGLKKTIIADIKKGVRDSRVLRDLTVKLTPFGVGSETVFRIYREFGDLALALVESNPYLLIERVRGIGFRIADTIARAVGIAKSDGQRLRAGILYILDQSEFQHGDLYIDQDELLQKCSWLLDVADSDVFIALEKMIERGELCRQEIPEKCIVKPHNDLIERQSARRLFELSRGFGAERELAVNFEAVFEKLALELTVEQKKAVLAAVQNRLTIISGGPGTGKTTIIRAIIEVLRANRKTILIAAPTGRAAKRIEESSFYQASTIHRLLKVNPENGQFAHDARNPLLTDAIIVDEFSMVDSFILHSLLQALAADTQLLIIGDKDQLPSVGPGNVLRDMIQSDYFHTIYLSRNFRQNQDSLIVENAFRVNSGEALLFPPYSPELDFVLLPVQGDAQVLEKVEGIVRYYQDEYSFNSTALQILMPMYRGDAGIDRINRLVQEKFNPEPFLLQREKTAFKRLDKVMQTRNDYDKQVFNGDLGIVEGYDGRNKLLVVSFDGALVEYGGDELDELVLSYAVSVHKAQGSEYDVVVLGLLPSHARMLSRELFYTAITRAKKKLILLSDEKTVARACANSQPTRRKTLLPLRLREAFSKPAVL
- a CDS encoding peptidoglycan DD-metalloendopeptidase family protein yields the protein MRKFGLFLLAGIMVAGMVGCGGGENEEESRIVLSVPFAAGDLPFMLIPMGETVYHPKPENPEGHPGIDFYWDHQATIVASAPGTVAYLEAGYWAGTWDVVVRTGKYLVGYTELGSYNPALHVGTQIDAGTFIGYPGPLPGRWMIHWEFGYDLGFRYPDRLCPMTYFDDASRAAIEKVWAGTVWEYKPLFPDICSGDFNGKDD
- the mutS gene encoding DNA mismatch repair protein MutS — encoded protein: MESIASTPMLRQYLEIKKSYPDAILFFRLGDFYEMFFDDAKTAAPILEVVLTSRNKSKEDAVPLCGVPHHAWENYAAKLLRRGFKVAICEQVEDPALAKGLVRREVTHILTPATALEVEALNSGQSNFIAVIRRQGPALALASLDLAVSDFEVKTFASGDEEALVNELYRKFPKEIIVAAKYENEFRALTKRFPEFGDITVTVYADAEFNAVDSAQVLKHQFNLASSEGLGLDDHPAAMAAAGVMIKYLRSIRRGSLAHLSPPRFNAKEDYLVLDAVSFRNLEIVLNLRSGTATGSLFGAVDFTVTPMGRRLLHKWLSYPLLDRGKIELRLDGVEEFSQNLIGRSEVRKQLKYFADLARLNSKIALNIALPQHLLNLGDTLQKIPGLKGIITDFRAGLVCDVRDRLQPLPELVALIDKTIAAEPANTIHAGQIIKQGYNQELDELRAISHNAKEIVSAMEKSEKAKTGIPSLKIKYNKVFGYFIEVTNSHLKLVPENYIRKQTLVNAERFLTAELKELEDKILKAEERIVVIEEKLYLEVLAELQRFSGQLNLDAELIALLDVLSAWGELAQRRSYVRPEVNDGMAIRIQDGRHPVIETAAGRGFIPNDLEMASESDQILIITGPNMGGKSTYLRQNTLIVILAQAGCFVPASKAQIGICDRVFTRIGASDSLIEGKSTFLIEMIEAAIILNNASARSLILLDEIGRGTSTYDGLSIAWAVVEFLHGLKERPRTLFATHYHELTELASILARVKNYHIAVKEWQDNVIFLHKIMPGPTDQSFGIHVAKIAGIPKPVIERAKEILLNLEKKELNRLVKERITGKIEKMPAVEAGLFPEDMELKVWDEIRDKLKEIDIARLTPLEALNILQFLKAKSDKFQ